A part of Cryptococcus neoformans var. neoformans JEC21 chromosome 4 sequence genomic DNA contains:
- a CDS encoding glutamate dehydrogenase, putative: protein MSTPTQGTLQTPLPAQLSKVLAESGAHISRPGSDLSTNRIRKDTIGYKSSPFPLKADQQAAVTRILSESGFMPQELVPGEVDWFYNHLGIENSYFLWEKPEAIADNVLSLYSAKLLAYTKHDPEQLVIDLEKIIPEGVDKSREGAVWIHSSKAGVSSSEGPGAKVEKKIDSLYLDDSSPEKAYRLETYRSSGAISSTVSQQLRCYFISRCSFPTSGPVKTAEGTTDIRSVSDASFLEKASENTLEVYQRIMNEVERRYGPVIEMFEVEDSRERRLVIGYKIGGTRKFFSALSDLYHFYGLYSARKYVEQFSNGITIISMYLNPVPNTRAPPIEHSIHQVVREASLLYVLPDNPFFSVTENEDTNHAVQEATYAYVGWIFAQHFCNRLGQAYIALKDALDESNPDHAEVLNKIKTRFREETFTRESIREVIQSHPGLVRMLYINFAMTHYPVADEASQLTPTLSFQRLKTEQPLSDEDLHALIRKTAANQHAVQILEALLIFNRQVIKCNFYQPTKVALSFRLNPSFLPEVEYPKAPFGMFFIVGAEFRGFHVRFRDVARGGIRIIRSRGKENYNTNVRTLFDENYALAATQNLKNKDIPEGGAKGTILPILGANIQHCFEKYVDSIIDLLIPGKTPGIKGKIVDVSNRPDPEILFFGPDENTADLMDWAAEHARSRNAPWWKSFTTGKSAEKLGGIPHDTYGMTSTSVRQYIVGVLKAHGLNEKDVTKFQTGGPDGDLGSNEILLSKDKTVAIIDGSGVLYDPAGLDRSELVRLAKARSPISGFDPAKLGEGGYKVLVDDKDYRLPTGEVIPDGTSFRNTFHFRVKADLFVPCGGRPEAVNISNVNQLVDSEGKPHFKYVVEGANLFFTQQARLWLEKKGVVLFKDSSTNKGGVTSSSLEVLAGLGLSDEEYIDLMIFKDGKPSTFYQNYVKDIQQKICENAAQEYTCITKEWLRNKGTKPRTTISDQLSSTLNQLQAELEQSDLYENIGSRKTVLNKAFPKTLVDKIGLETLMQRLPEQYQRATWSAWVSSHYIYECGMTASNVDFFHFFSKLSA, encoded by the exons ATGTCAACACCAACACAAGGGACC CTCCAGACCCCACTGCCCGCACAGCTCAGCAAAGTCCTCGCCGAGTCTGGCGCCCATATATCGCGTCCCGGCTCTGATCTGTCTACCAACCGAATCCGAAAGGACACGAT CGGCTACAAGTCATCACCCTTCCCCCTCAAGGCGGACCAGCAAGCGGCCGTGACCCGCATCCTCTCGGAGAGCGGATTCATGCCCCAGGAGCTTGTCCCAGGGGAAGTCGATTGGTTTTACAACCATCTCG GTATCGAAAACTCGTACTTCCTCTGGGAAAAGCCCGAAGCTATCGCGGACAATGTCCTCTCCCTCTACTCTGCCAAACTCCTCGCGTATACCAAGCACGACCCCGAGCAGCTTGTGATCGACCTCGAAAAGATCATCCCGGAAGGTGTCGACAAGAGCCGAGAAGGCGCCGTTTGGATTCACTCCAGCAAGGCTGGTGTCTCCAGTTCGGAAGGCCCTGGCGCCAAggtcgagaagaa GATCGATTCTCTCTACTTGGACGACTCGTCTCCCGAAAAGGCTTACAGACTCGAGACTTACCGATCTTCCGGtgccatctcttccaccgtCTCCCAGCAACTCCGATGCTACTTTATCTCTCGATGCTCTTTCCCCACTTCTGGGCCGGTGAAAACCGCCGAGGGCACAACCGACATTCGATCCGTTTCTGACGCCTCTTTCCTCGAAAAGGCGAGCGAAAACACCCTCGAAGTGTACCAGCGAATCATGAACGAAGTCGAGCGCCGTTACGGACCTGTCATCGAAATGTTCGAGGTTGAGGACTCTCGAGAGCGCCGACTTGTTATTGGTTACAAGATTGGCGGTACCCGCAAGttcttctctgctctcTCCGACTTGTACCACTTTTACGGTCTCTATTCTGCCCGCAAGTATGTCGAGCAATTCTCCAACGGtatcaccatcatctccatgTACCTCAACCCGGTCCCCAACACCCGTGCGCCTCCTATCGAGCACTCTATCCACCAGGTCGTTAGGGAAGCTTCCTTGCTTTACGTTCTCCCCGATaaccccttcttctctgttACCGAGAACGAAGACACAAACCACGCTGTTCAAGAAGCAACTTATGCGTATGTCGGATGGATCTTTGCCCAGCACTTTTGCAACCGTCTCGGTCAGGCTTATATCGCCTTGAAGGATG CCCTTGACGAGTCCAACCCCGACCACGCCGAAGTCCTCAACAAGATAAAGACTAGGTTTAGGGAAGAGACCTTTACTCGTGAGAGCATTCGAGAGGTCATCCAGAGCCACCCCGGCTTGGTCAGAATGTTGTATATCAACTTTGCTATGACTCACT ACCCTGTCGCCGATGAAGCTTCCCAACTCACTCCTACCCTTTCTTTCCAACGTCTTAAGACTGAACAACCCCTCTCTGACGAAGACTTGCACGCCCTCATCCGCAAGACCGCAGCCAACCAACACGCCGTCCAGATTCTCGAAGCATTGTTGATTTTCAACAGGCAAGTGATCAAGTGCAACTTTTACCAACCTACCAAGGTCGCCCTCTCTTTCCGTCTCAACCCGTCTTTCCTCCCCGAGGTTGAGTACCCCAAGGCTCCGTTTGGCATGTTCTTTATCGTCGGTGCCGAATTTAGAGGTTTCCATGTCCGATTCAGGGACGTTGCCCGAGGTGGTATCCGTATCATTCGATCCAGGGGTAAAGAGAACTATAACACCAACGTTAGGACATTGTTCGACGAAAACTATGCCTTGGCCGCAACCCAGAACCTGA AGAACAAGGATATCCCTGAAGGAGGTGCCAAGGGTACCATTCTCCCGATTCTAGGCGCCAACATCCAACATTGTTTTGAGAAATACGTCGAT TCCATCATCGACCTTCTTATCCCCGGTAAGACTCCTGGCATTAAGGGCAAGATTGTCGACGTCAGCAACCGTCCCGACCCCGAGattctcttctttggtcCCGATGAGAACACTGCCGACCTTATGGACTGGGCTGCGGAGCACGCTCGTTCCCGAAACGCTCCTTGGTGGAAGTCGTTCACCACTGGCAAATCTGCTGAGAAGCTCGGTGGTATCCCTCACGACACTTATGGTATGACCTCTACATCTGTCCGTCAATATATTGTCGGTGTCCTCAAGGCCCACGGTCTCAACGAGAAGGACGTTACCAAGTTCCAGACTGGTGGTCCCGATGGTGATCTCGGTTCCAACGAGATTTTGTTGAGCAAGGACAAGACGGTAGCTATTATTGACGGTAGTGGCGTTTTGTATGACCCTGCTGGTTTGGACAGGTCCGAATTGGTCAGGTTGGCCAAGGCGAGATCCCCTATCAGCGGTTTCGACCCTGCCAAGTTGGGTGAGGGCGGTTACAAGGTTTTGGTTGATGACAAGGATTACCGATTGCCTA CTGGCGAGGTTATCCCCGACGGTACTTCTTTCCGAAATACCTTCCACTTCCGCGTCAAGGCCGACCTTTTCGTTCCTTGCGGTGGTCGGCCTGAAGCGGTCAACATCTCCAACGTCAACCAGCTCGTCGACTCTGAGGGCAAGCCTCATTTCAAGTACGTTGTCGAGGGTGCCAACTTGTTCTTCACCCAGCAAGCGAGGTTATGgcttgagaagaagggtgtcGTTCTTTTCAAGGACTCTAGTACCAACAAGGGTGGTGTCACCAGTAGCTCGCTCGAAGTGCTTGCCGGTTTGGGCttgagtgatgaagagtaCATTGATTTGATGATCTTcaaggatggaaagccTTCCACTTTCT ACCAGAACTATGTCAAGGACATTCAGCAAAAGATTTGTGAGAACGCCGCCCAGGAGTATACGTGTATCACCAAGGAGTGGCTCCGTAACAAGGGTACCAAGCCCCGAACCACCATCTCTGATCAGCTTTCTTCTACCCTTAACCAACTTCAAGCCGAACTTGAGCAGTCTGATTTGTATGAGAATATTGGGAGCAGGAAGACGGTGTTGAACAAGGCCTTCCCCAAGACTTTGGTTGACAAGATCGGTTTGGAGACTCTGATGCAGAGGTTACCCGAGCAG TACCAACGAGCTACCTGGTCCGCTTGGGTGTCTTCCCACTACATCTATGAGTGCGGTATGACTGCCTCCAACGTTGAtttcttccactttttcTCAAAGCTCTCTGCTTAA
- a CDS encoding transcription factor, putative has protein sequence MTAMQHGNGHENTNPPGFSVLEESQGHESEEGGGNEPTRRVRRRTGPFKRSRTGCGTCKRRGKKCDEEWTPQGHCQRCIIGQFECSGRTNIQSKSAARRAQQQQRTKNMSENNLQRESSESQWSSTDAQPSGSVSATHNHSHVDQSSMQAATGQQFLSNSTPASSNHNHQTPPNPLGTTSSSTQQQANVPFAWYNPTHAPPTAPHHDPTTFLTIDHSQSLLDWASMFGNQPSTFLASSTECGALGLESIMPWSGGSNGDATTTASGGGSGSTGGSGVQVGDGLWNDGVFGVPNQPGSNGPNQGGVGQVVNGISPNTADKHMRDGVSLSDLYVRVLESWLVGIPSSTRENAQSRLRTYNENSGVMQFSRHALARAYMTLFSSSMSQVYPLSQFADLFPKSPRNMNNLQDFPIPDLISEFNVHLPRDPKGKGKEKTYEAGQLERRMREYEQKVVTRLNADEEGLKWIEDETTLLREVIVTNPSHLAELLWGVMNLRHVEYIRSGASQSYNVLALGDRLIRSALGSNHPPITLSQLRTAETWSVRMFATADIGRCIVERGRKTIFNFWSDIPTDPNPPSPSQEEPWSFHLGLPDSILILLAEIINLSSSVSSLSSLSVKTQADELEKAIRGWQSHQVDMSEGMESGVRMERIVVGELWRLSALVLLYESVHKVGGLHPVLRNARYELLNLLDSLTPLTQDRPPNHTALPAFLAATLSTSCQDRHRSMMHLLRVGPEKVWMDNVAVVEKVWEESDTSGVLPDWWDKMKREGMSVAFF, from the exons ATGACCGCGATGCAGCATGGCAATGGGCACGAAAACACCAACCCTCCGGGCTTCTCTGTCCTCGAGGAGAGCCAAGGCCACGAGTCGGAAGAGGGCGGAGGAAATGAACCTACAAGGAGAGTCAGAAGGCGGACCGGGCCTTTCAAACGATCTAGAACGGGGT GTGGCACATGCAAGAG GCGGGGTAAAAAGTGCGATGAAGAGTGGACGCCTCAAGGTCATTGCCAGAGGTGCATCATTGGGCAATTCGAATGCAGCGGTCGAACCAATATCCAAAGTAAATCAGCTGCCAGAAGagctcagcagcagcagaggaCAAAGAATATGAGCGAGAACAACCTGCAGCGGGAGAGCAGCGAAAGTCAGTGGTCGTCTACGGATGCGCAACCCTCAGGCTCGGTCTCCGCCACTCATAACCATTCTCATGTGGATCAAAGCTCCATGCAGGCAGCGACAGGGCAACAGTTCTTGTCAAATTCAACTCCTGCGTCTTCGAACCACAACCACCAAACACCTCCCAACCCCCTTGGCACTACTTCGTCATCCACCCAGCAGCAGGCCAACGTCCCATTCGCATGGTACAACCCCACGCACGCACCTCCCACTGCCCCGCATCACGATCCGACAACATTCTTGACTATCGACCACTCGCAGTCCCTCCTTGACTGGGCGTCAATGTTTGGCAATCAACCTTCAACGTTCTTGGCGAGCTCGACAGAGTGCGGGGCACTGGGGCTTGAGTCGATCATGCCATGGAGTGGAGGTTCTAATGGGGATGCGACTACCACTGCAAGTGGAGGTGGGAGTGGAAGCACGGGCGGGAGCGGGGTTCAGGTCGGGGATGGATTGTGGAATGATGGGGTATTTGGAGTGCCGAACCAACCAGGATCAAACGGACCGAATCAGGGCGGAGTAGGTCAGGTTGTTAACGGGATTAGCCCGAATACGGCAGACAAGCATATGAGGGATGGAGTATCTCTATCTGACCTTT ATGTGCGCGTTCTCGAATCGTGGCTTGTCGGAattccctcttccacccgTGAAAACGCCCAGTCACGATTACGGACCTACAACGAGAATAGTG GTGTCATGCAATTCAGTAGACACGCCCTCGCAAGAGCATACATGACACtattctcctcttccatgtCTCAAGTCTACCCTTTATCCCAATTCGCCGATCTTTTCCCCAAATCTCCGAGGAACATGAACAACCTCCAAGACTTTCCCATTCCTGATCTGATATCAGAATTCAATGTTCATCTCCCCCGTGATCCtaaagggaaagggaaggaaaagacgTATGAAGCTGGGCAAttggaaaggaggatgagagagtaTGAGCAAAAGGTGGTAACGAGGTTGAAtgcggatgaagagggtTTGAAATggattgaagatgaaacGACGTTGTTGAGAGAAGTTATCGTCACTAACCCGTCTCATCTTGCCGAGCT ATTATGGGGCGTGATGAACCTTCGGCATGTGGAGTATATCCGATCAGGTGCTTCACAATCGTACAATGTGCTCGCACTGGGTGACCGACTCATTCGCTCTGCCCTGGGAAGCAATCACCCTCCAATAACATTATCCCAACTACGAACGGCAGAGACATGGTCGGTAAGGATGTTTGCGACTGCAGATATAGGGCGATGTATCGTCGAAAGAGGTCGTAAAACCAT ATTTAACTTTTGGTCAGACATCCCTACCGATCCGAACcccccttccccctcccagGAAGAGCCATGGTCCTTCCACCTCGGTCTTCCCGactccatcctcatcctccttgccgaaatcatcaatctttcctcttccgtctcctccttatcctctctctccgtCAAGACCCAAGCGGACGAATTGGAAAAAGCAATCAGAGGATGGCAGTCTCATCAGGTGGATATGAGcgaagggatggaaagcggagtgaggatggagagaatCGTGGTGGGTGAATTGTGGCGCCTCTCGGCGCTCGTGTTACTGTACGAGTCTGTTCATAAAGTTGGAGGTTTACATCCCGTTTTGCGTAATGCGCGATACGAGCTCCTCAATTTACTAGACTCACTTACTCCTCTCACCCAAGATCGTCCACCAAACCATACGGCTCTCCCTGCTTTTCTTGCGGCAACGCTCTCAACGAGCTGTCAGGATCGACATCGCTCAATGATGCATTTGTTGAGAGTGGGGCCGGAAAAAGTATGGATGGATAAtgtggcggtggtggagaaggtATGGGAAGAGAGCGATACGAGTGGGGTGTTGCCTGATTGGTGGGATAAGATGAAACGAGAAGGGATGAGCGTAGCTTTTttctga
- a CDS encoding exocyst complex component protein, putative — MSAQDAPPRRPAKRNASTAVRSSKPRDPAIERALQLSTFESNYSTEEFIGTLSEKLIAESKANPGPFNPTPFLQTFSPALDTLLELRKQVTERTKKMETDVRRAEREYGKRLRELDGGFEAIGKSFSNLESKVTDVGRTAVRIGEQLENLHQTRSTAQNTSLLLSYYLSLTHQTATTGENTSPLEQLFATRTSRQGREKLAVVLRRLMAISKDVADNAATLLSDAEAGAVPKEVTNGDGESQEPIVNQKVISKRRMEKEKAEKVRDEIEGYCERFEKELLKLFDRSYRKGDPRMMAHCAKTLQEFNGGASCIQIYVNQHDFFIKDHSQIEKDEQDGVRVDIWATIGNPDEPPPTTEPGLEALCKSIRSTISQESQIMKAVFYPNSSAVMEGFLQRIFAQVIQQHLEGLVQRASSISTLAILRILHLTHSICSSLVEDLKTYDSTLTTPPASSSRAPAPAGSGGSFSAFLDRALEEMYVPWLEGTRYLECESKNLVELYAGLLSRFTRYHETVLQAKPNSLLNKVVHQLASSSSAATTSSTAQTAAAAISKYANLFTSSTNNPKTGTATPVLPPSFQKPGLAGQMRGANGADTATWGTGTSTPVIRSVTGQELKGDLVNKGLEDKVWSTDGILAPTMAERMLKWHAEAVGRAVELSNSGDVGKNALALLKVLSEAIGRSFIETALDSTLARLEQQDNKTEPDLQPLAVLKPADQICHLWQRYTTTALFPLAGSNVPIRREMTTLNTHNVVRMEGKANNVIQKAIDNVIGWLSYLLTKQKKNDYKPKNDELSFARTITEPCELCCEFLATVRDAVNEGLSGKNAEAFLTEIGVSFHTLLLDHYKKFPVNPTGGLMLTKDLASYQDVMASYSVPAINDRFDMLRQLGNSFIVQPNVLKSYLTESHLGRIDARLLRPYLAQRSDYSQFSRSLQLDDGLSAGAASDDTFTTSHAPGHGHGLFKGTRLSTMSGVAGAGMGKLKDMLKELDTLSPEEVSDERKARANAARASAAYQPMPMFYMH, encoded by the exons ATGTCAGCCCAAGACGCCCCTCCACGGCGCCCAGCGAAGAGGAACGCATCGACAGCCGTCAGAAGCAGCAAACCGCGCGATCCGGCCATCGAACGGGCACTGCAACTGTCGACCTTTGAGAGCAACTACAGTACTGAAGAGTTCATCGGGACATTGAGTGAAAAGCTCATTGCCGAGTCAAAGGCGAATCCTGGGC CTTTCAATCCGACGCCGTTCTTGCAGACGTTTTCGCCGGCCTTGGATACACTACTTGAATTACGGAAGCAAGTCACGGAAAGgacaaagaagatggagacaGATGTAAGGAGGGCAGAGCGAGAGTATGGTaagagattgagagaaCTTGACGGTGGTTTCGAG GCTATTGGCAAATCATTCTCCAACTTGGAGAGCAAGGTAACGGATGTTGGACGTACAGCTGTTCGGATAG GTGAACAGCTTGAAAATTTACACCAAACGCGTTCTACTGCCCAAAATACATCTCTCCTGCTTTCATATTACCTCTCTCTCACTCACCAAACAGCCACGACAGGCGAAAATACTAGCCCCTTGGAGCAGCTTTTTGCAACACGTACCTCTAGACAAGGTCGAGAGAAACTGGCCGTCGTGTTGAGAAGGTTAATGGCCATCTCCAAAGACGTAGCAGATAATGCGGCTACGTTGTTATCTGACGCCGAAGCTGGCGCGGTCCCCAAAGAAGTAACgaatggagatggagaatcACAAGAACCTATTGTCAATCAAAAAGTCATTTCGAAgcggaggatggagaaggaaaaggcggaGAAAGTgagagatgagattgaAGGGTACTGTGAGAGGTTTGAAAAGGAGCTTCTAAAGCTGTTTGACAGAAGTTACAGGAAGGGTGATCCTAGAATGATGGCT CATTGCGCGAAAACACTTCAAGAGTTTAACGGAGGAGCTTCATGTATCCAGATATACGTCAATCAACACGACTTTTTCATTAAAGATCACAGCCAGATTGAAAAAGATGAGCAAGACGGAGTCCGCGTTGATAT TTGGGCGACAATTGGCAACCCTGACGAACCGCCTCCCACGACTGAACCTGGGTTGGAAGCACTCTGCAAGTCCATTCGCTCGACTATTAGCCAAGAATCACAGATCATGAAAGCTGTCTTTTATCCCAACTCGAGCGCTGTTATGGAAGGTTTCTTACAGCGTATCTTTGCCCAAGTC ATCCAACAGCATTTGGAAGGTCTCGTCCAGCGGGCATCGTCCATCTCTAcccttgccatccttcgTATTCTCCACCTCACGCACTCCATCTGTTCATCTCTTGTCGAAGATCTCAAGACATATGACTCTACACTCACTACTCCGCCTGCCAGCTCTTCAAGAGCACCGGCACCTGCTGGTTCCGGTGGATCATTTTCCGCTTTTCTGGACCGTGCTTTGGAAGAAATGTATGTGCCTTGGTTAGAAGGAACCAGATATCTTGAATGCGAGAGTAAAAACTTGGTCGAGCTCTATGCTGGATTACTCAGTCGCTTTACACGTTATCAT GAAACCGTTTTGCAAGCCAAACCAAATtcccttctcaacaagGTCGTCCATCAACTCGCATCCAGCAGTTCGGCTGCCacaacatcttccaccgCCCAAaccgctgctgctgcaaTATCCAAATACGCCAACCTCTTCACCTCATCCACTAATAATCCCAAAACCGGTACTGCGACGCCTGTCCTCCCTCCATCATTTCAAAAGCCCGGTCTCGCAGGACAAATGCGTGGTGCGAATGGCGCGGACACGGCGACGTGGGGTACAGGTACTTCCACGCCTGTCATAAGGTCCGTAACTGGGCAAGAGCTGAAAGGAGATTTGGTGAACAAGGGCTTGGAAGATAAAGTCTGGTCGACAGATGGTATCTTGGCACCAACCATGGCTGAGAGGATGTTGAAATGGCACGCTGAGGCGGTGGGAAGAGCTGTAGAACTGAGTAATAGTGGTGATGT CGGTAAGAATGCTTTGGCGCTGCTAAAAGTGTTGTCCGAGGCTATCGGGCGGTCATTCATCGAGACAGCTCTTGATTC CACCCTTGCGAGACTGGAGCAGCAAGATAACAAAACTGAACCGGATCTTCAGCCCCTCGCAGTACTCAAACCGGCGGACCAGATTTGTCACCTGTGGCAACGCTACACTACAACGGCTCTGTTCCCTTTGGCTGGCTCGAATGTGCCTATTAGGAGAGAAATGACCACACTCAACACACACAATGTAGTGAGGATGGAGGGCAAAGCGAATAATGTTATTCAAAAGGCGATCGACA ACGTAATTGGTTGGCTAAGCTATCTCCTCACcaagcaaaagaagaatgatTACAAGCCCAAGAACGACGAGCTTTCTTTTGCGCGGACAATTACCGAACCATGCGAACTTTGTTGCGAGTTTTTGGCTACAGTCAGAGATGCTGTGAATGAGGGGCTGAGCGGAAAGAACGCAGAGGCTTTCTTGACAGAGATCGGAGTTTCTTTCCACAC ATTATTACTAGATCACTACAAGAAATTTCCGGTAAACCCGACTGGTGGCTTGATGTTGACAAA GGATCTTGCCTCGTATCAAGATGTCATGGCTTCTTACAGTGTACCTGCTATCAACGACCGCTTCGATATGCTTCGTCAGCTCGGCAATTCATTCATCGTCCAACCCAACGTCCTCAAATCTTATCTCACCGAGTCTCATCTCGGCCGCATCGATGCCCGCTTACTACGCCCTTACCTTGCCCAACGTTCGGACTACTCCCAGTTCTCTCGTTCACTCCAACTCGATGACGGCTTGTCTGCAGGTGCAGCTTCCGATGATACATTTACCACCTCTCATGCGCCCGGTCATGGCCATGGGTTATTCAAAGGTACGAGACTGAGTACCATGAGTGGTGTTGCTGGTGCGGGGATGGGCAAATTGAAAGATATGTTGAAAGAACTTGATACCCTGTCACCGGAGGAGGTTTCTGATGAGAGGAAAGCCCGAGCCAATGCTGCCAGGGCTTCAGCGGCTTACCAACCTATGCCCATGTTTTACATGCACTAG